The Campylobacter armoricus sequence GAGACAAATGAAGGTTTAGCTAAAAGATTAGAAGATGAGGTTTTTGCTGTCGCATATGAGTTTAAAAATAAAATGCAAGGTTCAAGGCGATTTATGTGGTCATACTTGCAAGATTGTAAAAGTGCTTATGATGAAGAAAAAGCTCATTTTACTTTGGAATTTTTTTTGCAAAAGGGTTCATATGCCACAGTAGTCTTAGAAGAAATTTTACATACAGACATTTTTGAACAAATCCATAAAATATAATTTATAAAATTGATATTGAGTATCAGAAAAAATTTATCTTTTATAGATTATAATAACAATTATCATTTTTATAAAAGGAAACTCAATGTCAGTTTTAGTTATTGGAGCAGATGAGATTACGCCAATAAAAGCGGTTTTAACAAATTTAGGTGCAAAAAATATAGAACATTGGGATGCAAGAAATGAAAATAGAGTAAATAGAAAACCTATCCCACAAAATACAGAGTGTATAGTTATGCTAACTAGCTTTTTAAATCACAACACTATGAAAAAAATCAAAACAGAGGCAAAAAAACGCAATATTCCTTTGGTTTGTGCTAAACGCAGTGTTAGCTGTGTTTATTGTGAGTATTGTAAGATTTTTGGCTTAAACCAAACATATGAATGCACAAAAAAGGCATGATATGTTCGGTTTTGATTTAAAGGGTGATATTATTCCTATGATATTTAAGGATTTAGAACAAGTAAGTATTAATCACATATTTTTAAATTTATATAATGCATTAGTAGAATGTGAATTAAAAATCTCTTATAAATATGCTACTAGAGCATACAGTATAAAAAATATTTTTGAATTAAAAATTCAAGATATGTGTAAAGACAAAATATTAAAAATAAATAAAATTAAGCATTTTTGCCCTTATTCACATCGAATAATCAAGGCTTATAAAGAAGGAAAATTAAATTCAATAAAACTTGAAAATAAAATTCCAAGATACACAGTAGCTCAATTGATTCAAAATATATTTTTATCTTCAAATTTTATTATAGATTCTCAAGTGGCTTTTGAATCTTTCGTGTATGATAAAATATGTAAAAGTAATGATAAAGCTAAAATCAATATTCAAGATAATATCATTATTATTAATGATAAAATGGCTGTTATGCCATTATTTTTTGAAAATTATAAAAAAGATATAAATGTTGCTTTAAATTTGATAGGTAAAAATTCTTTTGAAAAATTTTATATTGTGTATCCAAGAAATAAAAATTTTAGTCAATATAAAGAAATAAGATATTTTTCATATGAAAATAACAAAACTTTGCTAAAATTAGTTCCATACACTATTAATAATCAAATTTTAAGGAGATGTTAAAATGTCAATAGCGGTAATTTATGGTAGCTCTATGGGAAATACTGAAAGTGCAGCGCAAATGATTGCACAAAAGTTAGGAATTTCAGAAGTATTAAATATTGCAGATATAAATGCAGAAAAAATTAATTCTTATGATAGATTGATTTGTGGAACTTCTACATGGGGTAGTGGTGATTTACAAGATGATTGGGATGGATTTGATTTTTCATCATTAAATCTTAGTGGTAAAACAGTTGCTGTTTTTGGTATGGGTGATAGTGAAAGCTACTCAGATACTTATTGTAGTGCTATGGGTAAGCTTGCTCAAGGTTTAAAATCAGCAGGTGCAAATTTAGTAGGTGCTGTTTCTACTGGTGGATATACTTTCGAAGCAAGTGATGCGGTTGAGGGAGATAAATTTGTAGGACTTGCATTAGATAACGATAATCACGAGGATTTAACTGAAAGTAGAATTAATACTTGGATAGAGCAAATTAAACCTTATTTTTCTTAAAAATAAGATGCCTTTATTAAGGCATCTTAAAATCTTCTCTTTTTTGTCTCGCTTAGAATTTCGTGTGCTAAAGTTCCTACCTCATTTGCTATAGAATTAGTTTCTACTGCTGTTTTAGAATTTTGTTGAGTTAGTTGTCCTATAGTTGATACAGAATCATTAATTTGACTTATATCATTTGCTTCTTCTTTTATAGCATCTCCCATATCGTTAATGGATTGAGCTAAGATATTAGTATTAGCTTCTATTTCACCTAAAGACTTTTGAGTTCTTTCGGCAAGGTTTCTAACTTCATCAGCAACAACAGCAAAGCCTCTACCATGCTCTCCAGCACGAGCAGCTTCAATAGCAGCATTTAATGCAAGCAGGTTAATTTGATCGGCTATATCTGAAATAACAGTAGTAACATTTTTTATATCATTGCTTTGTTTAACTACATCTTGAGCTTTGATTGAAATTTCGCTCATAGCCGAATTCATTTGTTCTAAGGCTCTTGCACTTTCTTGTAAGGAAGATGTTTGGTGTGTTGCATCATTTGTTAATTCTTGCATACTTTGTTTTAAAGCTTCTGCTTTTTGGTTTAATAATTCACCTTGTTTTAGTGATTGCAAAAGCATATTTTTAATTTCATTACCTAAAGCATTAATTGCTTTTTCTATATCTCCTTTTGGTGCGTTAATTGAAGCGGTAAAATCAAGATGTTTGTAGCTATTAAATACAGACTCAATATCATTTAAATTACTACCAATTTTTATTTGTAAAGTTGCAAGCATACTATTTAAGACTTCGATAAGTTCTTGGATTTGTGGATTATTTGCGTGTGAAGTGATTTGTAGATTAAGTTCTCCTGTTTCTATTTTTTTAGCTACTTTTACTGATTCTTCTATAGCTTTAGCGTCTTTACTAAGTGCTTCTTTAATCGTGTTTATATTTTCATTTATTTCATCTGCCATTTTTCCAAATTCATCTTGTGTTTTGAGTTTTATAGGATGAGAATGTGCATCTTTGTGATTTAAATAATTAAAGAAGTTATGCAAACCTGAAGAAATAATAGCTATAGGTTTGAGATTATAAGAAATAATCATTCTAATAAAAATTAATGTTATAAAAATAGCAATTAATGATATAATGATTTGTTCTGTTAATGTTTGTTTTGCTGCATTGTGATAAAAATCATAATCAGCAATACTACAAATAGTATATTTTGGATTAATACTACCATTGCAAATTAAAGCTTTTGTTCCATCTTCTGTTTGTAATTTAAAAATATCTTTAGAAAGACTTTTGCTATTTCCTTCCGGTGTTTTAAAATAACTATCAATTATGTTTTTACTAATTTTTGTCGAAGTTAAAATTTTAGAAGAATCCGTATGAAAAAGATATGTTCCATCACTGGCTAAAACTGCAGCGTGTGAATATGGAGTTTTACCTATAGCTAAAACTTCTTCTGAAAATTTTTTTAAATCATAGTCAGCTGCAACCACACCTATGACTTTTCCATTTTCTATAATAGGGCTAGCATAAGAAATGGTAGGCTTTTTCATACTAGATGATATATAAGGCTCAGTAACAACTAATTCTTTTTTCTCTTTGGCTTCTTTATACCAGCCTCTAGTTCTTGGATCATAACCACTTTCTGCGGTTTGATTGTTTCCATTAGACCTATACATAAAACCATTTTCAAATCCAACATAGGTTAAATCAAACCCTAAAGAATCTCCAAATGATTTTAATAAACTAGTATATTGTTCTGAATTTAAGTTATTTTGATTTTCTTTTATATATTTTGTTAAGGAGTTAATAACATTGCGTCTATCGCTTGCGTATAAATCAAATCTTTTGCTAACATCAAATGCAACTTTTTGTTGAAATTGAACCAAAAGAATATGGGTATTAGATTTAGATTTAATATAATTAAAAACACCTAAAACACATAATAACAACACAACAAAAATACATACTAAAAATGCTATTTTGTTAGAAAAATTACCTAATAAATATTTTTTAGCGAAGAAGACATTTTAGCTCCTTTAAGATAATATTTTTAAATATTCATTTAAAAATAATTAAATTTTACTCAAAAAATATTTAAAAATATATAAAAATACTATTTTAGATAAAAAATTCTAATTTTTTAGAAAGCAAAATTTTATTATCTGTGTATTTTGCCCAGTAAATATTTGAAGCAAAAATTGATGCTTTTGCAAATTTTGCAAAAGGAAATTTTTCATAGTATAATATTTCTTGTTCTTTGGTAGCCTTTTGAAAAATAGCTTTAATTTGAACTCCTTTAATAAGGTTGATAATATCTGTATTTAGTGCTATATTAACAGCTATTTTTGGAGTTTTATATGCAAGTTGGATATGTTTAGTATGTTCTTCGCTGGCAAAAATAAGAGCTAATTTTTTTTCATCAAAAGCATAATAACAGCTTGCACAATATATTCCGCCGTCTTCATCAAGCATACTTAAACTAAGAAGTTTTTGTGAATGAATAAATTTTTTAATTCTTTCATCCATTATTTTTTAACTTCTAAGTTTAAAATTTTTTGATAGCATAAGTGTGCTAAAAAAATCACATAAAAAACTTGCAAAAATATTCCGATAAAAGGAATACTTGAAATTAAAAAAAATATTAATGTGTATATTTTAAAATATAAAGGTGATGAGTTTTTATAGAAATCTCTAAAAGTTTCTTGATCTAAAACATTGCTAACTACATCTAACACAAGTAATTTGTGAAATAAGTAATAAAATACAACATAATATATAACAATACTAATAAAAGGTATAATAAGTAAAAAAGTTGCTAAACAAAATAAAATACAAAAAACAATAATAAATTTAAGAGTTTTTATTAGAACTTCAAGAAAATTTACTTCTTTGTGTATAATGTAGTTATAATATTTCTTATTAATTTTTTGAATAATATATGGAGTTAAAAAAGAAATGATTAGCATAGTTAAGAAAACCGAAGCAAATATTACTATAAAAAATCCACCAATAGCGCTTAAAAAAGCAAGTGAAAATTGAACTATAGAAAAGCTAAAAAACCAAGCTAGAAAACTTCCATTTATTAAACCATCAAAATAAGAAAAAAATACATCATAGGTAAAAAATACAAGTGAAACTAAAACTACAATGCTAATAAACAAAGGTAAGAGTGAAAATTTTAAAAAAGGTCTACTAAGAAAATCTTGCAAACTTAAGTATAAAATATTCATTTGGTCTGATTATAAGTTTCTTGAAGTTTTTGATAAATTTTTTTATATTCTAGTGTTTCCTTTAAAATTTGATTTAAAACTTCATTATCTTCTATACCATTCCATATTTTTTTATAACTACCTTCTTTATAACCATTTTCTTGTCTAAATTGATTAAGGATATTTTTACCTATATAAATTTTATAAAGTTCAAAGAAATTCAAACCACATTTTCTAGCTAATACAAAATATACACTTAAAAGTTCCCCTAAGTCATAATCAAATCCACTACACTTATGGATAATAAGTTCAATATCATTTAAAATTCCATAAATATCTGTATCTGATGGATTAGAAGTTTCTTTGCAAAAATCATCAAAAAAAGTTACAGAAGAAACTTCTTCTGCAATAAAATTTTTATCAAGAATTTGCCTTTCTTTATATTCTTCTAAAATTAAGCTTAAAATAAAATGCCAAATATCTACTATTTCAATGCGTACATTATCCCAATTTGCAGGAGTGTGGATATTTTTCCAATGTTTCCAAGCAAAAGAATCAATAAGCTCCGCACACTCCATATAAATACATCTTCTAAAACTAATTAATTTACCTTCTTTGGTATAGCCATTTTCCCAGCCTATACCATTAGTATCATCATTTAGTTTTTGCTGGAGTTCTAGCATACTTTTTAAAATATCTTTTACTTCCATTTGCTTCCCTTTTAAGCATAAAATCCAAATTCTTTATTATTTTCTTCTTCGTTTTTTTGTTTTTGTTTGTTATATTGTTCCCAAATTTCTTCTAGTAATTTAGTGCTATCTTGGAAAATTTGTTTTTTAATGTCATCAAGATCAGTTTTTGCTATTTCTTTATTTAAACTTTTATCCATAGTATTAAATAATTCGTGTAATGTAGCTTTTTTGTGTTCTTCATCTTTTGGTTCAGGCAACGCATTGCCTATTTTCATAGCTGTTGTGATAAGTTCTTTTGGTTTTAAAGTTCCTACTCTTGAGTTTTTCATAAATTCATCAATTTGAGGTTGTATTTTTGCAACCGCATCTTTTATTTCATTGATTTCATCTTGTGTAAGTTTGCTCCCACTATATGAAAATGAAAAACCAAATTGATTTCTTAGGCTTAAAGATGCTGAATTTCCATCTTTATCTAATTTTGCTTCTTTTTTATCATACATAGAAAAAGATAAGTGATTACCATTTTTTGTTTTAATGTCCATAGAAAAATTTTGAGAATTATAACTAGAAATTTGCATTGTGTTCCTTTCATACAAGATAAACCTACATCGGCAAAATAGGTAAATCTTAAATAAAAATTTGCAAAGTTTTTTAACTTTGCAAATTTCAAATATTTAGGGAGATAAATATTTTAGCATTAACTATTTAAATGCTAGTTAAATCCCAAAATAATTTTAATAATGTTTCATTATTAGAATGAATTAAAATTTGCTCTTTATTGTGTTTATTTTTACATGCTTTTAGAGCTTGTTTTAAATGTTCTT is a genomic window containing:
- a CDS encoding DUF2325 domain-containing protein — translated: MSVLVIGADEITPIKAVLTNLGAKNIEHWDARNENRVNRKPIPQNTECIVMLTSFLNHNTMKKIKTEAKKRNIPLVCAKRSVSCVYCEYCKIFGLNQTYECTKKA
- the fldA gene encoding flavodoxin FldA, with product MSIAVIYGSSMGNTESAAQMIAQKLGISEVLNIADINAEKINSYDRLICGTSTWGSGDLQDDWDGFDFSSLNLSGKTVAVFGMGDSESYSDTYCSAMGKLAQGLKSAGANLVGAVSTGGYTFEASDAVEGDKFVGLALDNDNHEDLTESRINTWIEQIKPYFS
- a CDS encoding methyl-accepting chemotaxis protein; the protein is MIISYNLKPIAIISSGLHNFFNYLNHKDAHSHPIKLKTQDEFGKMADEINENINTIKEALSKDAKAIEESVKVAKKIETGELNLQITSHANNPQIQELIEVLNSMLATLQIKIGSNLNDIESVFNSYKHLDFTASINAPKGDIEKAINALGNEIKNMLLQSLKQGELLNQKAEALKQSMQELTNDATHQTSSLQESARALEQMNSAMSEISIKAQDVVKQSNDIKNVTTVISDIADQINLLALNAAIEAARAGEHGRGFAVVADEVRNLAERTQKSLGEIEANTNILAQSINDMGDAIKEEANDISQINDSVSTIGQLTQQNSKTAVETNSIANEVGTLAHEILSETKKRRF
- a CDS encoding pyridoxamine 5'-phosphate oxidase family protein, whose translation is MDERIKKFIHSQKLLSLSMLDEDGGIYCASCYYAFDEKKLALIFASEEHTKHIQLAYKTPKIAVNIALNTDIINLIKGVQIKAIFQKATKEQEILYYEKFPFAKFAKASIFASNIYWAKYTDNKILLSKKLEFFI
- a CDS encoding EI24 domain-containing protein — encoded protein: MNILYLSLQDFLSRPFLKFSLLPLFISIVVLVSLVFFTYDVFFSYFDGLINGSFLAWFFSFSIVQFSLAFLSAIGGFFIVIFASVFLTMLIISFLTPYIIQKINKKYYNYIIHKEVNFLEVLIKTLKFIIVFCILFCLATFLLIIPFISIVIYYVVFYYLFHKLLVLDVVSNVLDQETFRDFYKNSSPLYFKIYTLIFFLISSIPFIGIFLQVFYVIFLAHLCYQKILNLEVKK
- the dut gene encoding dUTPase is translated as MEVKDILKSMLELQQKLNDDTNGIGWENGYTKEGKLISFRRCIYMECAELIDSFAWKHWKNIHTPANWDNVRIEIVDIWHFILSLILEEYKERQILDKNFIAEEVSSVTFFDDFCKETSNPSDTDIYGILNDIELIIHKCSGFDYDLGELLSVYFVLARKCGLNFFELYKIYIGKNILNQFRQENGYKEGSYKKIWNGIEDNEVLNQILKETLEYKKIYQKLQETYNQTK
- a CDS encoding ATP-binding protein; this translates as MQISSYNSQNFSMDIKTKNGNHLSFSMYDKKEAKLDKDGNSASLSLRNQFGFSFSYSGSKLTQDEINEIKDAVAKIQPQIDEFMKNSRVGTLKPKELITTAMKIGNALPEPKDEEHKKATLHELFNTMDKSLNKEIAKTDLDDIKKQIFQDSTKLLEEIWEQYNKQKQKNEEENNKEFGFYA